TTTCAATGCACCTGCTCCCTGAGTAATTGTGCCTGCCGTATCTATCATATCATCCAGCAATAGTGCATCTCTGCCTTCTACATCACCTATTATGTTCATTACTTCCGAGACATTAGCCTTCTCCCTCCTCTTATCTATAATAGCAAGAGATGTGTCCAGTTTTTTTGCAATCGCCCTCGCCCTCTCCACACCGCCGGCATCCGGTGATACGACCACCAGGTCCTTTAAGTCTAATTTCTTCAAATACTCCAGAATTACCGGAGTTGCAAAGATATTATCAACTGGTATGTTGAAAAAACCCTGTATCTGACCAACATGCAGGTCTAAAGTAAGAACCCTGTCAGCGCCTGAAACAGTAATAAGATCAGCAATCAGTTTCGCCGTAATCGGAACCCTTGGCTCAGCTTTTCTATCCTGCCTCGCATATCCATAATAGGGCAGAACTGCAGTTATCCTGTATGCTGAGGCCCTTTTAAGGGCATCCATCATAATCAGCAACTCCATCAGATGCCTGTTAACCGGATTTGAGAATGTCTGAATGACAAAGATGTCTTTGCCCCGTACATTCTCATTTAACTGCACATTTATTTCACCATCACTGAAAGTGCCAACTGAGGCCTTACCTAAAGTTATCTGTAAATATTTACATATCTCCTGAGCAAGGTCCCTGTTAGAATTTCCGGTAAAAATCTTCATTTCATGATCAATCATTATACCCTTGAATAAAAACTAAATTCTAAACCCTAAACATGATGAATCAAAAATACTTATACCCAAACTGCTGATTGTCCTCGAAAAACACAATGTGCCGCTTCAGTGTTTAGGAGTTAGAACCTGGTATTTATCTGAAGCTGGGGCGGGAGGATTCGAACCTCCGGATGCGAGATCCAAAATCTCGTGACTTACCGCTTGTCGACGCCCCATTACGTTTACTGAATTACATTCCTGCCTAATTCTTTCTCATATTCCTTTAATATTACCCCTTCGATCATCTCCCTTGCTTCATTATTCAGCGGATGGGCGATATCCCGGAAAGTACCATCTTTCCTCTTACGGCTTGGCATAGCTACAAATAAACCTGTATTCCCATTTATAACCTTCACATCCCTGACAATAAAAGCATCATCAAATGTAACCGTTACATATGCCTTTAATCTTTCTTCATTAACCGGGAAAACTTTAACCTCTGTAACTTCCATGTTGGTCGCCTCCTCTATTATTATGAAACAATCTGATACGGGGAACTTCGCAGGGCTTGAACAATCCATGTTCTCCATTCGTAATGCTGCATATTACGCCTGGCCCTCTCTACGCTTTCTCTATCCCTGAAAATCCCGAAAACTGACGATCCACTCCCAGACATCAATGCATTAATTGCCCCACTGGCAACCATCTCGTCTTTTATTTTCTTAATAACAGGATATCTGC
This window of the Nitrospirota bacterium genome carries:
- a CDS encoding ribose-phosphate pyrophosphokinase — encoded protein: MIDHEMKIFTGNSNRDLAQEICKYLQITLGKASVGTFSDGEINVQLNENVRGKDIFVIQTFSNPVNRHLMELLIMMDALKRASAYRITAVLPYYGYARQDRKAEPRVPITAKLIADLITVSGADRVLTLDLHVGQIQGFFNIPVDNIFATPVILEYLKKLDLKDLVVVSPDAGGVERARAIAKKLDTSLAIIDKRREKANVSEVMNIIGDVEGRDALLLDDMIDTAGTITQGAGALKKAGARKVFAACTHPVLSGSAIDRLNGSVIDEVIVTNTIPLNGKDLSCKKITTLSVAPLLGEAIRNTHNETSVSSLFL
- the spoVG gene encoding septation regulator SpoVG, yielding MEVTEVKVFPVNEERLKAYVTVTFDDAFIVRDVKVINGNTGLFVAMPSRKRKDGTFRDIAHPLNNEAREMIEGVILKEYEKELGRNVIQ